DNA from Coffea arabica cultivar ET-39 chromosome 10c, Coffea Arabica ET-39 HiFi, whole genome shotgun sequence:
TaatgtaatttttattattcttcAGATTTGGAGTATCCTTTTTTTAGATCTGTTATTTAATATCAGAGTGTGCTTGATAATGTAATTCAGCCATTAGTgcagattttaatgaaattatgatattttatgaaaaaaacAATTTATAATATCGACACACTTATATTTGTTGCTCCCCCATTAATTAGACcctgtttttaaaaaaaaattgaactttaGTACTCGGAATTTTTTAACCATTGGCTATTATGCACCAGTTAGACAAAGATGAACGTTGACTTAATTGAGCCAGCCTTCATCAactaggaaaaaaataaattgaaaagAAGCTAAACCTTGTGAAAATCTCCGCATATTAATCCTTCTTTCTCATGCAATTAGAAACCCAATTTAATTGAATATGGTGTGGAGACCTTTTGTCCCTCTTGCTCTTCCTTCTCAGTTAATAATTCAAGATAATAAAATCCTTTACAATTTAAATGGAAAAATTCACCTTCTTATGCTCTAGTTTAGTTTGAGGTTCACTAGTTTTATTTTCGATATTTTAATTGTTTATTCTAAATTCTAGTTGAGGATCATGATAGCTTTGCCTCTTCTACTTTGACTAATTTAAATAGTTGTCAAGAAATTAAGGTGCTACATCTACATGGATTATTTTGGAACATGAAAGGTGAACTCTCTTAAGTAGTaattagaaagcaaaacaagagattGCAAATAGAGGCATTGGCAAGCTTGAATGGTATTCACCTAAGCGCCCAAAATTTTCTAGCACTGTAGGTTGCTGAGGTCTCATTAGTCATCTCTCATATTACAACCCACATTTCCTAATTCCTTCATTTTGTACCTTATAATATTTTCTTGTCAAAGTTCACTGGGAAAGATATACTTAAAAAGAGCTCATAAAATGGCTTTTGCTTGTACAAGagtttttttcttatttttttcagtTCAATTCTAGAAATGTTTCTGGCTTTGCTTTTCCAACTATTTGGCAGTTCATTCTAGATGCTACAGGCACTATGGCAATTTTTTATCTGGAAATCTTAGGAATTTATGGACCTTAAATTGATGAAATGGGTTTTGATTTTTCAAATCTTTGGCTCCTGATTTTTTGAGTCTTTGACAGTTTCTTACTAGTTTGTTGGGTTCTCTGTGTTCCCAGTCTCATCAGGATTGTTTTGCAATAATTTTTATGGGTTTTGGTCTTGATTTGGGTTTTACTCATAttgaatattatattatatgtttaaaaattatccctaattttaaaataaaattaaaaaataactaatcttatcttaatgatatctgctttctatcaaattattaccTATAATTATAGTAAAACCtttttcaaatcacaattattaaaatcttaCATGTTCTATAAATTACTTTCTTTCGCCACCATGTCGTTGATTAGTATTCATCATTTCTGCCCTTAATTTTGAATTGATTTaatgtaaaaaagaaaattaactgTTACACAGACAGAATTATCAAtattgttggaaactaaatatttattaatgaaaaaaaaaaaaacggattGCTGGATCTTTCTACTTAATTAAATGTGAATATATAGTTCTAGATTTatgatcattataaaaatttaaattatctaaaataatatttataaaagaatAATATCTACCAAGTTTTTTATATGGGATAcgttatttgatatatactatCATATTCTAGTGAAAGTatgtaaataatttttaaaaattagtaaataattgaatatttagagtacattaattttttaaagttaatatgaatgaacatgtaggattgttgttaattttcatatttaaattactcatatttgtatgaattcacaataaataaaaatagaCCGTGGTAAGGCACAAGCAAAATTCAAGTTGTAATCTAAGCAAAAATTTAGATCCAAAGTATAAATTTTACTATATATTCCGCTACTGATCAGTGGCAGCTGGTGGCAGACACAGTAGTTGCCAACGAAGTCACGTGATAGCGGAGCATTGCGGCCTGGTCGTTGGTTGCCGCAATGGTTGAATGCTTCCCAAAAGAGATGAAAACTAAAAATAGAAAAGCAACTAGAAGATAAGTAGTAGATGATGCTCTATGCAATCTACATCGTTTCACTTTTGGGCCATTGGTCATTTCAGTGGcaccgttttaaatttctagcGGAAGTTATTCATAGGGAGGTTTTTGTTattggattaatcttttctacactaGTTTATACATCGTGTAGaaaatatgtaaaatttaaatttcaaatttaacttTTTGCATACGTGTCATAGATTCAATAGTTAAAGTGTATACATTGTAAGTGTATATGAGATTTACtcattgttatttgactaaacAATAGGGCTTGATTGGTAACATGGTCGAACTTTAGGGAAgtaaatgtaattaatccttgtattaaatataatttctttttttatcaatcaactcatatcttttcttttctaatcaTCTTCAACCACATTCTCTATTCTTATTATTTATTTGAGTATTTATTGCTATTACTAAAATTTAGACAAAGAATGACCTTCAccttcaaaaaattcatatacatatatatcaaatccatTAAAATTGTATAAACAGTAATTCTTTCCTAAAATTTTCTATTAATTTTTATGCTCCCTCCATTTAAATTCGATTTAGGCCAAAGTAATATCATATAAACATGGGGTTGTAAAAGTTCTCCCAAATTATTTTTcctttatattttgttttaaataattttagaaaataataagTTCATCATCTATTAGTTTGCTTTCCAAAATTCTTTTCAGTAGTGAAAGaatcaaatatttaattgcacTTATTTTCTAATATATCTCATTCACTCATAGTTGACTTACCACCATTAATTATAACAAACATAATTGAATTACGATATAAGATTCTATCCCAAACTGCTGACTGCCAGGTATAGGATTTGTTTCTTAAACCTATCAATGAGAAAAAAACTAATTGTTAAGTTTTTTTTAGTATAATCGAGATCTCTTTTTTACACACACTCTCTCATATTACCCCCTTCACCCCTCTActctaaataaattattaaattgttataaattaactatttttaatctatttaatttcaatatttgCATTACaataattatattaatttttataaaatagcacttttggttcttttataataatttttgtTCGCAATAAccggaaactataaaatacatTCGGTTTAATTTGACTCATTAAAAGCTTGAATTATATAATTAATTGAAGTTGACACCTGTCACTTATATTTTttatgggataattttagaaacctcccttgaggtttctaataatttcagACAATTCCCctcatattttgaaaattacataTATCTCTCCTAAAACGTAGGTTTGGGGCTTCACCTTCATGATGTAATACCAAAAAAGTTATATGAATACCCAAATTTGCCCTCatctaaattttcttaatatgAATAATCATTACAATTTTTTAAAAGTCAAGAATGCACTTGTACACTACCAAAATTATGAGTTTTATTGTTTAACCAATGTTTTGATGTTTTTCATCCCAATGGTTTTCTACATCCACCCAAACTTTCAAACACTTgtcacttctttttcttctgaaCAAACTCTGTTTTAGATGCCAAAATCCACGGTCGTAATTTTTACCTCTCTATAGATTTCTTCCATATATTATCTATCAAGTAATTAATCATCAAACTCACAATCCTTACCTTTTCCCCACTCAAACGGCCAAGCTCCCGGTTACAAAAATTCTTCTAACCTCTGCTCTCAGCATTTGGGTTGGTCATCTAAATCAGCCcacattttttttctcaaaattaacACAATTTTATTGAGAACAAGTTTGATGTCTATTAAGAGGAACGAAGAAAAACATCAACAAAGTGCAAGTTTGGGGTAGTAGTTTAGTATAGTCTACCAAATTATACTTTCTCGTAATCCAGTAACTTTTTTGTGCTCTATGACATGAACAATTAGATTGTTGGCAGTGATGATTGCTTCCATCATCATCAACAGCAGTAGCATGACAATAAGATTAGTGAGGTAACTGCTTTTAATGGGTTTTTGtgtgaaaattttagatttccaTTCTATTTCAATTTACAAATAGAATTATCAAGGTTTTAATGAGTAGGGtggcaaaataaaaaagaactacAAGTTTCAAATTAGCATTTGGAGATCAGGAATTCAAGTGACACTTTGAGAAAGGTGATAGGGATGGTGATAGCAAGATAACAATAAGGAAGGAGACATCTACCTTGATTAGCATATTTGAGTAATAGAAGATTACAATTTAATGGCCATGGCTGGAACAGTTTGGCAACAATATATAACCTAATCAAGAagaattgttttccttttttcatttttcatttttctgttatcttttcctttttttatcaATGGCTTGTCTTTCGAAAAATTATGAAGATTATTATAGTCATTTTCTATCATCAAGGGAAGTAAGTGTAATATTAAAAACCTTGAGGGAGCTTAGTGAAATAGttagaaaccttaggggaggtttctgaaattatcccttttttattGACTTtgctatccaaaaaaaaaaaaagaaaagaaatgggtcAATGCTGGATATATGTTTGACTCTCCTTTGACCTAGAAATCCAAACTAAAGAGGGCTGAGAGAAAGAGTGTGAGACTGAGCGGTTGGgagtaataaaataaaataaagaacaaCCCTAACTCTCGATCCTCGTCATTGCCGTCAACTTGGATCGGAGAGAGATCGATCACCTCGCCGGCGCCGGTAAGCCCCTTGGCCAAAATTCGCCGTCTTTAACTGTCCTTATTCCTGCCTTCTTCTATCTCTTACCCTAATTAAGGCCTAATTTCCGGCTTAAGCATAGCTATTATTAAAACTCGTGGCATTTTCTTTTAACACTTTCTCCGAAATTGCATAATTCCATTTAAAACCTCTCTTGATTTAAATCTCAGAGTCGATTGTGATTTGGGGAGCGGAGTTGTCAGCTGAAGCTCGGGAGAAggtaaaatttctgattttgcgATAGATAAATTGTTTAATCACCTAATTTCCTCAAGTTTTAAATTGTATATTGAATTGGAGGTAATTTGTTCTTTAATCCGGTATTGGATTCAATTTCTACCAGATTTCGCTGTTCATgattttagatgtcatatacTTTACTAGGATTGAATTTATATTGCTTTATTTTGAGGTCTAATGCTGAAAGTCTAAAGATGGTACAAAGATTTTTTGAGAAACTGTTCAGTTGCAATTCAGTCGcggcatttaactcttatttgAATGAAGTCAGTTGCTAACTTAAAGACTGGGATTTAGCATATATATTAGTAAGATTAACATTTCCTTGGATTTGTTGAAGTTATGCTATGAAATGTGTGTTATGCTATTGATGCTCACAATCTGAGCTGGTAGAAAGTGCTTTTGTACCATGGAATTTGTGTAAGGTTAGCAGATCATGTGGAACATTCTTGTAGTAAAGTGATTTTGGGATATGAGAGCGTCAGTTATTCGTTTATGAGATGTAAGTATTAATGGCTGCCTACTCCAAGTGTTTATGTGGTGTTATTATATTTCTATTTGTGGATGGACTACATTTATGTACATCTATTCTTGATTTTAGTAGACCTACAAACTTCATTAGATTTTCAGATGTCCTGAATAGATTTCTTTTAGATACAGAAGTTCTTACCTCTAAAAGTTGATGTTCAAATGTTTTCAATAAAGGAAATaatgtgaaaattttattttatgtttattttcttgtgCTTCCCAGGTTTGCAATATTGGATATCTCAAATTTTACTATATATTGCGATTTGCTGTGTGTAATGCTTTAAGATATCAATAACAAGGTTCATGTTCTCGTTGCTTTATTAAAGATATGATGAAAAGAAAGATCTTTGTCAAACTTTTGCTGGTCCTCATTTTTAATGTTATTCCGTACGTGAGGGTATGATTTTATAGAAATTGTGGAATTGTCATTGAAGgcatgataaaataaataagatttttttggGTTGAAAGTACTTTGATGTAGTGTTTTATTCCTTTGAAGATATAAGCTTTCATGTAGGGCTATGTAATTACAAATTCACAGCATACTGGTACATTATGGCATTAGTTGAAAATAATTTACGGCATAAGCAACTCTGCGCTTTGTTTCAACTGACCTCCACTTTAAGCATTGCATTAAGCTCCATAAGGCCTTTGCAATTTACTGTGCCTAGATTCTTTAATTGCTAGGATAAGAAATAGGAGTACATATTCTCTATTACATTTCTGATATTTAATCAGTTCTGTTTGCTGGTTAAGATACTTCTCCTTTTCTGCCATTGACCATAAACTTGACAATTGGTTGGAGTGGAGTTTGCTTGTGGTATCAGTATGTGATTTACCTTCTAGGGAGATAAAGGTGAAAGATGCCTATCTTGTTGGTGTTAATCTTACGTGGTAGCCTTTTTAGTACAGCTCTAGACAAATAGCTGGTACTACTTATTTTTTGAGACTTACAGAATTAGTTGTTCATATGATAGGTTAGCAAAGCTTAATCAGCTAAAATTTGCTTGATGACTATATGTTGCATCTAATgcattattttatgcctaagtGCCTTATTTTCAAAGGAGCCCTACTGCCTAGAGCACTCCACCCCaaacaaagagaaaaggaagagataaaagggaaagagaggGATGCATCTTGTCAAATGCAATCATGGATTACATGATTATACCTTGAAGTATTGAGCGAGTAGCCTGGACCAGGAATCTGGAGAGGCGGTTTCTGTTGACTAGTTCATATGAATAGTCATTACTCATTTCTGTGTTAGACATTTTGGTGATGGATGCATTATTAAGCATGCTAATGAATCAATATGGTTGTGAACAAATTAAGACTTGctttccttttctaaaatttGGCTCTGCATTATATACATCTATTCAAGAGAAAATCTATGTTATATGGACTTGGGTATTGGTGTCAGATACTGGTGCATGTTGAAGTGTCAGATTCGCATATTTAAAAATTATGGGATCCAGGGATATGTGACCAATTTTAGGTATGGGTGCAGGGGTGCGCTTCTTAAACTTGTAGATGGATAAGATCTTTAGAAATAAATCATTCTAAAATTTATGTACAATGATATATAAAGCGTATTTTAATAAATATTTCAATGAAGTGTGCAACTAGTTTGAAAAGAACCATAAGCTTGGTTAGAGAAAGGTAAAATTTTTTAAGTGTGACGGGCTGAATTTAtattaaaaagggtaaaattgtaaaGAAGTTAAGTCACTTGTTCAAAAGGATAGTAAAGTCAAAATACAGCGTTTTAGTTGCAAAATAACTATCATTGTCAAACCCTATCTTCCTCATCCCTCATTTAGAGCTGTCATCACCTCATTTTCAGTGGGTTCAAACGGATCAAAACAGAACATCTCTTCTCAAATTAACAGAGCCACTTTTACTCTTAAACACCATCATTATCACAATTCCGTATCTTCCTTCAGTGAGAGAGAATCAGCAGCCTGTACAGATGAAGTGAAAATACAGCAGGTTTCATgagtatttttcttttcaaatttatagcagctttctcctttctttctcCTCCACAGAGCAACCATTCTTCCTCTTCCACTCTCTTCCCATCTCACGAGACTTCTTGTCCATCTCTCCTCCTCCTCTGCCATCAACATCGGATCTCACAAATCTCGCAACAGTCAATGTATCCAAAAATTTTTGACCATATCAGGTACGGATTCCGTACATGTGCCCCTGTCATATTGTGTCGACACGGGTGCGCTTGGGGTGAATTCCAAGTCCAGGTAACATGGAAGAAAACAATGACCAAAATTTAAATTGGTATGAGGGTGCTATTAACCATTAACACTGGATGAATTCACTTGTTTTTTAAAGTTTGActgtgtttgtttttttttttttttaaactacattTCCTTTTCAGAACCTCATTGAAGTTCGTTGAAATGGATGACAATGATAAGCCAACTGAGAACCCTAAACCTACTTCTGATGCAAATATAACTCCTGAGAATGAGTCAGAGATATCAATGGATTCCCTGGCACGAAAAGTCCAAGAATCCCTTTCCCTTGCAAAGAGGCATAAGTTTTGGGAAACGCAACCGGTGGGGCAATTCAAAGATTTTGGGGATAGAAGCCTTCCTGAAGGCCCAATTGAGGCTCCAACTCCCCTGTCTGAGGTCAAACAAGAGCCTTATAATCTTCCAAGTCAATATGAGTGGATTACCTGCGATATGGACTCTGAAGAGATGTGTAATGAGGTGTATAATCTCTTAACTTCTAACTATGTTGAGGATGATGAGAACATGTTCAGGTTCAACTACTCAAAAGAGTTTCTTCAATGGGCACTTCGCCCTCCAGGTTATTTCAGGAGCTGGCACATTGGAGTGAGAGCGAAGAGTTCAAAAAAGATGGTCGCTTTTATAACTGGGGTTCCTGCAAGGATCCGGGTTCGTGAAACTATTGTAAACATGGCAGAAATCAATTTTCTTTGCGTCCATAAGAAACTTAGGTCGAAAAGGCTTGCTCCTGTAATGATCAAAGAAGTAACAAGGAGggttcacttggagaatagcTGGCAGGCCGCCTATACTGCTGGTGTGGTTATTCCTACGCCCATAACAACTTGCCAATATTGGCATAGATCTTTGAACCCTAAGAAGCTTATTGATGTAGGATTTTCTAGGCTTGGTGCAAGGATGACAATGAGCCGCACTATAAGGTTGTACAAGTTGCCGGATCAAACAGCCACACCTGGTTTCAGGAAGATGGAGCCTCATGATGTTCCTGCAGTTACTCGTTTACTTCGAAATTACTTGAGGCAATTTGTTCTTTCGCCAGactttgatgaaaatgatgtaGAGCACTGGCTTCTTCCAAAGGAGAATGTTGTGGATAGTTTCCTGGTTGAAAGCCCAGAGACTCACGAGATCACTGACTTCTGCAGCTTTTACACTCTTCCCTCTTCTATATTAGGTAGCCAGAATTACACTGCACTAAAGGCTGCTTATTCTTATTACAATGTGTCTACAAAGACTCCGTTAACCCAGCTGATGAACGATGCTCTCATTGTGGCTAAGCGGAAAGATTTTGATGTTTTCAATGCTTTGGATGTCATGCATAATGAGACTTTCTTGAAGGAACTGAAATTTGGCCCAGGTGACGGGAAACTGCATTACTATCTGTACAACTACCGAATAAGACGTGTGCTGCGACCGTCAGAACTTGGGCTAGTGCTCTTGTAGTTTGAGCATGATGTTTGCTTCTATCATTCTCAAGCATTCTTGTTACCGAGTGTCGGTTTTTCTATTTCTTAGGCTGCACCAATGTGCTTTTAAATCCTGTTTTTGCATGGAAAGGAAAATTGATTTGGAAGTAGGAGAGCTAAATGTTGGACTCAGCGTCATGGTGCCCAAGTTTTCTGGATATTTTTGTATCTTGTGCCTGTTGGAACTGTGGAAAGACGCTGCATTCTTGGCTTTTAAGTTACCAATTTGACATTGGATTTCTGTTGCTCAAgcttttttgttgtttgagTCCATTCATGAGCAGCAATTTTCTTGTGATCAACTACTTTAAGATCACGAAACGTAGAGTTTCTGCTTCTGTTTGTGCTGAGTTTTAGACCTTAAAATTGGGCCAATGAAGAACTGCTCAGATATGATAAAAGAGCTACGGTATAAGACAGCTCTTAGTTGCTGTTGAGGCAAGTAATACGCCTAATGATTGTACTTTTTGATAAGTTCTTCCAAGTTCGAACTCGGAATGGCTCGTAACTCTGTCGAGCTTTACCTGCTTCACAGGCATGGGCACTTTGGCATTTCGAGATGATGACAAGTTTATACAATTTTCCCGGTCTTGAGGTGGTTCTGGGCATGAAGCACCTGCTACCTAACcccaagaaagagaggaaaatgTATTTATTTCACAATTATTCTTAAAACATTTTTTAAAGGTTAATGCTCCTAGAGGAATCGGTTCTAAACAAATTTTAAATAGATAGTCCTATAGTGTTGTGCGTCAAGTAATTAAGGAGCTAACCTTTAAAAGCAAATAGAAAATAGATGTAGGGGAGGTGGGGATTATAGGGACGTAAACGAATCGAATCTTTAATAAGTAGTTAGGGCTTGATTTGTTAAGAGCTCAATTTAAATTCGATTTTTTACGAGCTCGAATTCAAACTAGAACAAGAATTAAAATTTGACTAAAGTTTTGAATCGAATTCGAATTTATGCATATTTGGCTTGTTTAGAATCGataagggtcaaataattttttaaaatattttaaatatatatatttatgttttatacaaatatatagatttattattttgttatataAGGATTATACATgtattattaataaattaatataaaaataaatttttttgagcTTTCGAATTGAGTTCGAAGCTATCGAATACTATATTAAATCGAAATCGAGCAAAAATTTTAAGTTCGTGTATAAGATTGAAGttcgaattcaaatttgaatccaaaatttcaaatgaaGACTCGCAAGTCAAAATTCGATTGTATATTTTAGTAGACGTGATTCTTGAGTTCTAAACAGCAGCAATAATCGCTTCTAGAACCGTTGTCCCTAACACGGAAAATATTTGGATAGATTAttatttgaaatgattattgtatcactttttgtgatgtggtgtatataaaataaaaaataattaaaaatataaaaaaaatagattgaaaaatatgtttataataTAGGTAAAAtattaattgaaaaaataagGTATCCAAACACACTCCGTGACTTCTCTCGTCTCCTAAATACGATGACCCGACTCCCAGGGGCGGAGGGAAGGGGGGGGGGAACCGCCCCCCTtccaattgttaaaaaaaaaaattctaagtaaaaaaatttttattatattgttttgcccccccaaatattgataaaaaatttcactttgcccCCTCTCCAATTgtcataaaaaaatttctaagtaaaaaaatttttattatattgttttgcccccccaaaatattgataaaaaatttcactttgcccccctctcaaggacccaaacaATAATGTTTGAAAGTTATTTGGACTTGGTCCAAATAACAGAGACTCGCCCCCCCTAATTGCAATTCCTAGCTCTGCCACTGCCGACTCCAATAGTTCAACATGTCCGTCTTTTGTTTTCTACTAGTTTATTTGTGTCTCATGCGATGTATGAGGGTGCCTAGTTTTTTGTGAAGTTGTTAGTTGTGTGTGTGGAGTTAAGAGCGGGTGTGTGTGAATTTGATGACGAAAGAGTTGTAGTACAGGATACGTAGACACATTATTTTGTAGCAGTCTGTACATCACAAAAAACTGGTCATTACAAGATAGAAAGCTTATACAAAAAGCTGTAGACAAAAGCACTATTTACATTAACAAAAATAGGTGATTGCATAGTAGAAAACTAATGTCAACAGCTATTGCAAAACTATAGATGACAAACAAACctatttaactaaatttacccatactCGACTGTGAATAGATGgatatgggtatcttaaatttttgcatatgAGTATGAAATgaattacccaataatacccatttaattttattggatAACTTGTCAAATCCAATTAAATCATTAGAATTGCCTTCTCCCAAGCCTCCTCTCTTCCTccaccccctttttttttttcttcagatttttcattttgttaggATGTTAActatttttgtttcattattattattattattatttgttgattttatctttatcattttattttctcttagtttgttaaattgcttatattttagcattaccaatttataacaagttttagcctattttcttacctttccaaaatgaaaatttaaatttacacatgaaaaaaatgctagggtttcaaaatttttggattaaatttttatgttaacttttatagtacttagttcaaaattttatattcttattgtttaATTATCAAATAGTTTGTAATTTTGCGGCATAAAGTACGgatgaaaaaaattgataatcaggcttattgaacattataagtaaatatttaaaactaataatgagtGCAAAGAgtagtataaattgataacttagtttgcaaaaataaatttaaatgaa
Protein-coding regions in this window:
- the LOC113714606 gene encoding glycylpeptide N-tetradecanoyltransferase 1-like, translating into MDDNDKPTENPKPTSDANITPENESEISMDSLARKVQESLSLAKRHKFWETQPVGQFKDFGDRSLPEGPIEAPTPLSEVKQEPYNLPSQYEWITCDMDSEEMCNEVYNLLTSNYVEDDENMFRFNYSKEFLQWALRPPGYFRSWHIGVRAKSSKKMVAFITGVPARIRVRETIVNMAEINFLCVHKKLRSKRLAPVMIKEVTRRVHLENSWQAAYTAGVVIPTPITTCQYWHRSLNPKKLIDVGFSRLGARMTMSRTIRLYKLPDQTATPGFRKMEPHDVPAVTRLLRNYLRQFVLSPDFDENDVEHWLLPKENVVDSFLVESPETHEITDFCSFYTLPSSILGSQNYTALKAAYSYYNVSTKTPLTQLMNDALIVAKRKDFDVFNALDVMHNETFLKELKFGPGDGKLHYYLYNYRIRRVLRPSELGLVLL